The following coding sequences lie in one bacterium genomic window:
- the tnpA gene encoding IS200/IS605 family transposase codes for MGNLTHARTVVYNVNYHIVWSVKYRREVLTEKIADRLKVILYDIAKEKGFEIKSIEVMSDHVHVFVSAHPKFSASYIYKMFKGISGRRIFIEFPRIKKNLWKGQLWNPSTYIETIGHISEETIKKYVEDQRKG; via the coding sequence ATGGGGAATCTCACACACGCAAGGACAGTTGTATATAATGTTAATTACCATATTGTATGGTCAGTTAAATACAGACGGGAGGTTTTAACCGAAAAGATAGCTGACAGGCTGAAAGTTATTTTATACGACATAGCGAAAGAAAAAGGGTTTGAAATCAAGAGTATAGAAGTGATGTCAGATCACGTGCATGTTTTTGTATCGGCGCATCCGAAATTTTCTGCATCTTATATCTATAAAATGTTCAAAGGCATTTCCGGCAGAAGAATATTTATAGAGTTTCCGAGGATAAAGAAGAATCTGTGGAAAGGTCAGTTGTGGAATCCATCAACATACATTGAAACGATAGGGCACATATCAGAAGAAACCATTAAAAAGTATGTTGAAGACCAGAGGAAGGGATGA
- a CDS encoding RNA-guided endonuclease TnpB family protein, with protein MILKAFKYRLYPTEKQKEFLEKHFGSCRFVYNHFLALRRDTWQRNKQSISGFECKRQLKNLKTEFPWLKDVNSQSLQDVVLNLEKAYRRFFKGFGGYPRFKTKNGFQSFAVPQNFRIEDDKLYIPKAKDGIKVKLHRAINGIPGIATISKTPSGKYFVSIISKTVTEKLPITNRKIGVDLGLTHFATLSGGEKIEHPKTLLQSERLLKKLQRQLSRKEKSSRNRNKARLKVAKLNEKITNQRNDFLHKLSHRLINENQVICLEDLNVKGMVRNRYLAKAISDSGWGELCRQVQYKADWYGRTVKQIPRFYPSSKECSICRFVMSDLKLSRRTWTCPNCGTVHDRDDNASSIILSVGQGMPEITPVERMASVSSILSMKQVNSKKQETLAS; from the coding sequence ATGATCTTAAAGGCATTTAAATACAGGCTGTATCCTACCGAAAAACAGAAGGAGTTTCTTGAGAAACACTTTGGTAGTTGTCGTTTTGTGTATAACCACTTTCTTGCTTTACGGAGAGATACATGGCAGAGAAATAAACAATCAATATCTGGATTTGAGTGCAAACGTCAGTTGAAAAATCTTAAAACTGAATTCCCATGGTTAAAAGATGTAAATTCCCAATCGTTGCAAGACGTAGTATTAAACCTTGAAAAGGCATACAGGCGTTTTTTTAAAGGTTTTGGCGGCTATCCGAGATTTAAGACAAAAAATGGATTTCAGTCCTTTGCTGTTCCACAGAACTTCAGAATTGAGGATGATAAGCTCTACATACCGAAAGCCAAAGATGGCATTAAGGTCAAACTGCACAGGGCAATTAATGGTATTCCCGGGATTGCAACCATTTCCAAAACACCATCAGGCAAATATTTTGTATCCATAATTTCTAAAACAGTAACGGAAAAACTGCCTATTACGAACCGCAAGATAGGCGTTGACCTCGGGCTTACGCATTTTGCCACACTGTCAGGGGGCGAGAAGATAGAGCATCCTAAGACGTTGTTGCAATCAGAGCGACTTCTTAAGAAACTACAACGTCAGTTATCTAGGAAAGAGAAAAGCTCTAGAAATCGCAATAAAGCACGGCTAAAAGTGGCAAAGCTTAACGAGAAGATTACGAATCAGCGTAATGATTTTCTTCACAAACTGTCCCATAGGCTTATCAACGAAAACCAGGTGATATGCCTTGAAGACTTAAATGTGAAGGGCATGGTTCGTAACCGTTACCTTGCTAAAGCTATCAGCGATAGTGGATGGGGAGAGTTATGCCGACAGGTGCAATACAAAGCTGATTGGTATGGCAGGACGGTGAAACAGATACCGAGATTTTATCCGTCCAGTAAGGAATGCAGTATTTGTCGGTTTGTAATGAGTGATTTAAAGTTATCCCGGAGGACATGGACATGCCCCAACTGTGGCACAGTCCATGACAGGGATGATAACGCATCAAGTATAATATTAAGCGTAGGGCAGGGCATGCCCGAAATAACGCCTGTGGAGAGAATGGCCTCTGTTTCTTCGATTCTGTCGATGAAGCAAGTCAACTCGAAGAAGCAGGAAACTCTCGCATCTTGA